A single window of Bufo bufo chromosome 10, aBufBuf1.1, whole genome shotgun sequence DNA harbors:
- the CCDC113 gene encoding coiled-coil domain-containing protein 113 isoform X2, translating into MFEKFYKRLDPKELTPAAPPDTSASPLDFSQMRSRRRSKSRSTISERLLSLSVDQKCELVQRELEESEEEAQRNADNTERILQGYKATMEEAEVRSSEMKKAKYEFERDIGRAAVSNKKGEGVNPEKSLRYMEEKMLARDSLVDKLRLKNAALKVQKKKFQMQLKQKEEMGEVLNEVDFQQLKIENTQFLERIDERNQDLLQLKLTTGDTLQVLNSYKKRLQNNMAESTHLAAEISMRNDILQRIEVETEQVEQERAKAESLNKKLRKQLSDYRVPDVLEYVQEKMEQEELEKNVRAWERKVEIAELSLRTQRRSWEQIKAASLTSEYGPLQGVDIPGL; encoded by the exons ATGTTTGAAAAATTCTATAAGCGACTGGATCCCAAGGAGCTGACCCCGGCCGCACCCCCCGACACCTCAGCGTCTCCTTTGGACTTCAGCCAG ATGCGCAGTCGGCGGCGCTCTAAGTCGCGCAGCACAATCTCTGAGCGGCTGCTGAGCCTGAGTGTGGATCAGAAGTGTGAACTGGTGCAGCGGGAGCTGGAGGAGTCCGAAGAGGAGGCGCAGAGGAACGCAGACAACACCGAGCGCATCCTGCAGGGCTACAAG GCCACTATGGAGGAGGCCGAGGTCCGCAGCTCAGAAATGAAAAAGGCCAAGTATGAATTTGAGCGTGACATCGGCAGAGCCGCTGTGAGCAACAAGAAGGGGGAAGGCGTGAACCCCGAAAAATCTCTCCGCTACATGGAAGAGAAGATGCTGGCAAGA GACAGTCTGGTGGATAAACTCCGTTTAAAGAACGCGGCATTAAAAGTTCAGAAGAAGAAGTTCCAGATGCAGCTCAAGCAG AAGGAGGAGATGGGGGAGGTGCTGAACGAGGTGGATTTCCAGCAGCTGAAAATTGAAAACACCCAATTTCTGGAGCGAATTGATGAACGGAACCAGGacctgctgcagctaaaactgacCACGGGCGACACCCTGCAAGTGCTGAACTCCTACAAG AAAAGGCTACAGAACAATATGGCGGAGTCCACTCATTTGGCCGCAGAGATTTCGATGCGCAATGACATTCTGCAGAGAATTGAGGTGGAGACTGAACAGGTGGAGCAG GAACGAGCAAAGGCTGAAAGTCTGAACAAGAAGCTGAGGAAGCAGCTGAGCGACTATCGGGTCCCAGACGTTCTGGAGTACGTGCAGGAAAAGATGGAGCAGGAAGAGCTGGAGAAGAATGTGCGAGCGTGGGAGAGGAAGGTGGAGATTGCTGAG CTTTCCCTGAGGACACAGCGCAGAAGTTGGGAGCAGATAAAGGCGGCCAGCCTGACGTCAGAATATGGGCCGCTACAGGGCGTTGACATCCCGGGTCTTTAG
- the CCDC113 gene encoding coiled-coil domain-containing protein 113 isoform X1, translating into MAETDAESVRTESQAGEELYLSELSPEQLRALIRDTRHALSALTAETEMFEKFYKRLDPKELTPAAPPDTSASPLDFSQMRSRRRSKSRSTISERLLSLSVDQKCELVQRELEESEEEAQRNADNTERILQGYKATMEEAEVRSSEMKKAKYEFERDIGRAAVSNKKGEGVNPEKSLRYMEEKMLARDSLVDKLRLKNAALKVQKKKFQMQLKQKEEMGEVLNEVDFQQLKIENTQFLERIDERNQDLLQLKLTTGDTLQVLNSYKKRLQNNMAESTHLAAEISMRNDILQRIEVETEQVEQERAKAESLNKKLRKQLSDYRVPDVLEYVQEKMEQEELEKNVRAWERKVEIAELSLRTQRRSWEQIKAASLTSEYGPLQGVDIPGL; encoded by the exons ATGGCGGAGACGGACGCGGAGAGTGTGAGGACCGAGTCCCAGGCTGGGGAGGAGCTGTACCTGTCCGAGCTGAGCCCCGAGCAACTGCGGGCGCTGATCCGGGACACGCG ACACGCGCTCTCCGCACTCACAGCCGAGACTGAGATGTTTGAAAAATTCTATAAGCGACTGGATCCCAAGGAGCTGACCCCGGCCGCACCCCCCGACACCTCAGCGTCTCCTTTGGACTTCAGCCAG ATGCGCAGTCGGCGGCGCTCTAAGTCGCGCAGCACAATCTCTGAGCGGCTGCTGAGCCTGAGTGTGGATCAGAAGTGTGAACTGGTGCAGCGGGAGCTGGAGGAGTCCGAAGAGGAGGCGCAGAGGAACGCAGACAACACCGAGCGCATCCTGCAGGGCTACAAG GCCACTATGGAGGAGGCCGAGGTCCGCAGCTCAGAAATGAAAAAGGCCAAGTATGAATTTGAGCGTGACATCGGCAGAGCCGCTGTGAGCAACAAGAAGGGGGAAGGCGTGAACCCCGAAAAATCTCTCCGCTACATGGAAGAGAAGATGCTGGCAAGA GACAGTCTGGTGGATAAACTCCGTTTAAAGAACGCGGCATTAAAAGTTCAGAAGAAGAAGTTCCAGATGCAGCTCAAGCAG AAGGAGGAGATGGGGGAGGTGCTGAACGAGGTGGATTTCCAGCAGCTGAAAATTGAAAACACCCAATTTCTGGAGCGAATTGATGAACGGAACCAGGacctgctgcagctaaaactgacCACGGGCGACACCCTGCAAGTGCTGAACTCCTACAAG AAAAGGCTACAGAACAATATGGCGGAGTCCACTCATTTGGCCGCAGAGATTTCGATGCGCAATGACATTCTGCAGAGAATTGAGGTGGAGACTGAACAGGTGGAGCAG GAACGAGCAAAGGCTGAAAGTCTGAACAAGAAGCTGAGGAAGCAGCTGAGCGACTATCGGGTCCCAGACGTTCTGGAGTACGTGCAGGAAAAGATGGAGCAGGAAGAGCTGGAGAAGAATGTGCGAGCGTGGGAGAGGAAGGTGGAGATTGCTGAG CTTTCCCTGAGGACACAGCGCAGAAGTTGGGAGCAGATAAAGGCGGCCAGCCTGACGTCAGAATATGGGCCGCTACAGGGCGTTGACATCCCGGGTCTTTAG